From the genome of Vicia villosa cultivar HV-30 ecotype Madison, WI linkage group LG2, Vvil1.0, whole genome shotgun sequence, one region includes:
- the LOC131651003 gene encoding receptor-like protein 47: MKMISCLPLLPYCLINLIINSVLVTSYYPGNQQSLLLQLKNNLTFNSTNSNKLVHWNPSKHCCEWNGVTCNNKGDVIALDLSHEFINGKFPIEIFQIPSLQVLDISYNLGLHGSLPNFTHQGSLHNLNLSHTNFSGPIPKSIHNLRQLHTLDLSNCQLNGTLPNSLFDLTQLVHLDLSYNNFIGPLPSFNRSKSLKVLSLNHNNFNGTIPSTHFEGLVDLISIDLGDNQFNGRIPSSLFRLQSLQQLMFYYNKFEGVLEEFPNASMSLLEMLDLSGNNFEGSIPMSIFKLKRLILLQLTKNKFNGTIQLDVVGRLQNLTTLDLGHNNLFVDANIKDGHDASSFFPSLINLWLPSCNLRAFPNFLKYRSSMLYLDLSNNQISGKIPNWIWRFDSMIVLNVSYNSLTGFEGPLHNLSSNLFKLDLHSNQFHGLAPTFLKNAIYLDYSSNKFNSISLKDIENHMPFLYYLSLSNNSFHGTIHESFCNISGLRALDLSYNSFNGKIPMCLTKRSNTLRLLNLGGNKLNGHISDAFSKSCDLRFLDLSGNLLKGTIPKSLANCKHLQVLNLGSNQLIDKFPCFLKKNSSLRVMILRSNRLHGNIECPNNNANWETIQIVDLANNNFSGTLPPSLLQSWKALMIDEDKGGKFGHLFFNLYDNFNPTNVKTAIVDLNSELQMKLAKVIASEPPFLLDHIVSHIFEEGVGLRSYEDSVTIVNKGRTLNLVKILIAFTSLDFSSNNFEGPIPEELMNLTALHALNLSQNAFSGKIPSSLSNLKHLESLDFSNNSLSGEIPPELASLSFLEVMNLSYNHLVGKIPTGTQIQSFQADSFIGNEGLFGPPLTQYSNGEKGCSPEPQGSETHDESSNIDWNFLSAELGFTFGFGVLIFPIIFWERWRMWYSKKVDDMLYRIIPQVDFVYEHHGGKKYRTLRWKPY, from the coding sequence atgaaaatgatttcaTGTCTCCCTTTGCTACCCTATTGTCTCATAAACCTCATCATCAATAGTGTTCTTGTGACTAGCTATTATCCTGGTAATCAACAATCTTTGTTGCTCCAATTGAAAAACAACCTCACATTTAACTCAACCAACTCCAACAAACTTGTTCATTGGAATCCAAGCAAGCATTGTTGTGAATGGAATGGAGTTACATGCAACAACAAAGGAGATGTTATAGCTCTTGACTTAAGTCATGAATTTATCAATGGAAAATTTCCAATTGAGATCTTCCAAATACCCTCACTACAAGTGCTTGATATTTCCTACAATCTTGGTCTTCATGGTTCCCTACCAAACTTCACTCATCAAGGATCTTTGCACAACTTGAATCTTAGCCATACAAATTTTTCAGGACCAATTCCAAAGTCTATTCACAATTTGAGGCAATTGCATACATTAGATCTATCAAATTGTCAACTTAATGGTACACTTCCTAATTCATTGTTTGATCTTACTCAACTTGTTCATCTAGACTTGTCATACAACAACTTCATTGGTCCTCTTCCATCTTTTAATAGGTCTAAGTCCCTCAAAGTTTTGTCCCTCAATCATAATAATTTCAATGGTACAATTCCATCTACTCATTTTGAAGGACTTGTAGACCTCATTAGCATCGATTTAGGAGATAATCAGTTTAATGGAAGAATCCCTTCATCTTTGTTTCGACTTCAATCTCTTCAACAACTCATGTTTTATTACAACAAATTTGAAGGTGTGTTAGAAGAATTTCCAAATGCGTCTATGTCGTTATTAGAGATGCTTGATTTAAGTGGAAACAATTTTGAAGGTTCTATTCCTATGTCTATCTTCAAACTCAAAAGACTTATTTTGCTTCAACTTACCAAAAACAAGTTCAATGGTACTATACAACTTGATGTGGTTGGAAGGCTTCAAAATTTAACCACACTTGATCTTGGACACAACAACTTGTTTGTTGATGCAAATATAAAGGATGGACATGATGCATCATCATTTTTTCCTAGTTTGATAAATCTTTGGTTGCCTTCATGCAATTTGAGAGCATTTCCAAACTTTTTGAAATATAGGTCTTCAATGCTCTACCTAGACTTATCTAACAACCAAATTTCAGGAAAAATTCCTAATTGGATTTGGAGATTTGATTCTATGATTGTTCTAAATGTTTCCTATAACTCTCTAACCGGTTTTGAAGGGCCTTTGCATAATCTTAGTTCGAATTTGTTTAAACTTGACCTTCATTCCAACCAATTTCATGGCCTTGCTCCAACTTTTTTGAAAAATGCAATCTATTTGGATTACTCAAGCAATAAATTCAATTCTATTAGCTTGAAAGACATTGAAAATCATATGCCTTTCCTATATTACCTATCTCTTTCAAACAATAGTTTCCATGGAACAATCCATGAATCCTTTTGCAACATTTCAGGCCTTAGAGCACTTGATCTTTCCTATAATAGCTTCAATGGAAAAATTCCAATGTGTTTGACAAAAAGGAGCAACACTCTTAGGCTACTAAACCTTGGTGGAAACAAACTCAACGGTCATATTTCCGATGCATTCTCAAAATCTTGTGATCTAAGGTTTCTAGATCTAAGTGGAAATCTTCTCAAAGGAACCATACCAAAATCTTTGGCTAATTGCAAACACCTTCAAGTTCTCAACCTTGGAAGCAATCAATTGATTGATAAATTTCCTTGCTTCTTGAAGAAAAACTCCTCACTAAGAGTCATGATTTTAAGGTCAAACAGATTGCATGGCAATATTGAATGTCCTAATAACAATGCAAATTGGGAGACAATTCAAATTGTTGATCTAGCAAACAACAATTTTAGTGGTACATTACCACCATCATTGTTACAAAGCTGGAAAGcattgatgattgatgaagataaaggtGGAAAGTTtggtcatttatttttcaatctcTACGATAACTTCAATCCCacgaatgtcaaaaccgcaatagTAGATCTCAATAGCGAGCTTCAAATGAAGCTAGCAAAAGTTATAGCATCGGAACCACCTTTTTTGCTTGATCATATAGTTTCTCATATTTTTGAGGAAGGTGTTGGTCTTAGAAGTTATGAGGATTCGGTTACAATTGTCAACAAAGGTAGAACATTGAATTTGGTTAAAATTCTTATTGCTTTTACTTCATTGGATTTCTCATCCAACAATTTTGAAGGACCAATACCTGAAGAGCTTATGAATCTTACAGCACTGCATGCACTTAATTTGTCACAAAACGCTTTCTCGGGAAAGATACCTTCTTCCTTAAGCAATCTAAAACATCTCGAGTCCTTAGATTTTTCCAACAACTCGTTGAGTGGAGAGATTCCTCCAGAGCTTGCAAGTTTATCATTTCTTGAAGTTATGAACCTTTCATACAATCATTTGGTGGGGAAAATACCAACTGGAACACAAATTCAGTCATTTCAAGCAGATTCATTTATCGGTAATGAAGGGCTATTTGGACCGCCATTGACTCAATATTCCAATGGTGAAAAAGGGTGTTCACCAGAACCACAAGGATCTGAAACACATGATGAGAGTTCAAATATTGATTGGAACTTCCTAAGTGCTGAGTTGGGGTTCACTTTTGGTTTTGGAGTTTTGATATTTCCAATTATATTTTGGGAGAGATGGAGGATGTGGTATTCCAAGAAGGTGGATGACATGCTTTATAGGATCATTCCTCAGGTTGATTTTGTTTATGAACATCATGGAGGAAAAAAGTATAGAACTTTGAGGTGGAAACCATACTGA